From the genome of Candidatus Rokuibacteriota bacterium, one region includes:
- a CDS encoding MFS transporter, with protein sequence MPVAVLAAAFLFNLGQGALRPSLPLYLQRSFAANYRMVTLIPVVFGAGKWITSVPTGYLLGRLGRPLMIWGLLLIALIDLASVMTGTYTVFLGLRALGGVGWAMFATVATTAMVNVPTVQRRGRAVSLLLMSETAGLLLGSAVGGWLYQGLGAASPFLFEAACVFAAAVAVGRWASLGTHCSPVARGSRDWRLLTAILRTPGVLLMGAINATLIAIQTGVLVFLFPLYLTSRGGVGPEAIGLLISLSVLGRLLALWLGGNVSDRWGRMRVLIPGLLSYAALLGTVTFLTHPVVLGVWSLAIGAAAGIVAAIPTAVIGDQVPPPLQGVAIGWLRMMTDSGQILGPLVLGAFADGVDLSAPFLFGAALLTATAWQCRRQASAMSVAVTKERRDS encoded by the coding sequence GTGCCGGTCGCGGTGCTTGCTGCGGCGTTCTTATTCAACCTTGGTCAGGGCGCCCTCCGTCCCTCGCTGCCGCTCTACCTCCAACGATCGTTCGCGGCGAACTACAGGATGGTGACCTTGATCCCGGTGGTCTTCGGCGCGGGGAAATGGATCACGAGCGTGCCGACCGGATACCTGCTCGGCCGCCTCGGACGACCTCTCATGATCTGGGGCCTGCTGCTGATCGCGCTCATAGACCTCGCCAGCGTCATGACCGGCACCTACACCGTATTCCTGGGCTTGCGCGCGTTGGGCGGCGTGGGCTGGGCCATGTTCGCGACAGTCGCGACCACGGCCATGGTGAATGTCCCGACCGTACAGCGGCGTGGGCGGGCGGTCAGCTTGCTGTTGATGAGCGAAACGGCCGGGCTCTTGCTCGGCAGCGCTGTGGGCGGCTGGCTGTATCAGGGGCTCGGAGCGGCGAGCCCGTTCCTGTTCGAGGCGGCGTGCGTGTTCGCAGCGGCGGTGGCGGTAGGGCGGTGGGCGTCGCTTGGTACCCACTGCTCGCCGGTGGCGCGAGGATCACGCGACTGGCGCCTTCTGACAGCAATCTTGCGCACACCCGGTGTGCTCCTCATGGGCGCGATCAATGCGACCCTGATCGCCATTCAGACGGGTGTCCTCGTCTTCCTCTTTCCTCTCTATTTGACCAGCCGGGGAGGTGTCGGCCCGGAGGCTATCGGGCTCCTTATCAGTCTGAGCGTGCTCGGCCGACTCCTCGCGCTCTGGCTTGGGGGCAACGTGTCGGACCGGTGGGGGCGCATGCGCGTGCTGATCCCCGGCTTGCTGAGCTATGCCGCATTGCTCGGCACTGTGACGTTCCTGACGCACCCGGTGGTGCTCGGGGTCTGGAGCCTGGCGATCGGCGCGGCCGCGGGCATTGTGGCCGCCATCCCGACGGCTGTCATCGGCGATCAGGTTCCGCCACCTCTACAAGGCGTGGCGATCGGCTGGCTCCGCATGATGACCGATAGTGGGCAAATCCTGGGACCTCTGGTGTTGGGCGCCTTTGCGGATGGGGTGGATCTCTCCGCGCCGTTTCTCTTTGGAGCGGCACTGCTGACGGCGACAGCGTGGCAGTGCCGCCGCCAAGCGAGCGCAATGTCGGTCGCCGTCACTAAAGAACGAAGAGACTCATGA
- a CDS encoding MerR family transcriptional regulator yields the protein MAAHIKQGGEPMAHALTIGQLATATGVAAKTIRYYEQIGVLPTPSRTAAGYRQYDQSGVQRLRFIRRARSLGLPLRDIKTVIVSLDGGPRLPVRPRLLALVRRQLSAVQDQSAELGLLQQQLEQVLHRLLTSPRERPREGCRCLEIEEVGDPAHANATESTG from the coding sequence GTGGCAGCCCATATCAAACAGGGAGGTGAGCCGATGGCACACGCTCTCACCATCGGTCAGCTCGCCACGGCGACTGGGGTGGCGGCGAAGACCATTCGCTACTACGAACAGATTGGCGTGCTGCCGACCCCGAGCCGGACGGCAGCCGGATATAGACAGTACGATCAGTCTGGCGTGCAGCGGCTGCGCTTCATCCGACGGGCCCGCTCATTGGGCCTGCCGCTTCGTGACATCAAAACAGTGATCGTGAGCCTTGATGGGGGACCACGCCTGCCCGTGCGTCCTCGTCTGCTGGCGCTGGTCCGACGGCAGCTCTCTGCCGTGCAGGACCAGTCCGCCGAGCTCGGACTGCTCCAGCAGCAGCTTGAACAAGTGTTGCACCGCCTGTTGACGTCGCCACGGGAGCGGCCCAGAGAAGGATGCCGGTGTCTGGAGATCGAGGAAGTTGGTGACCCCGCCCACGCGAACGCCACTGAAAGTACCGGGTGA
- a CDS encoding response regulator: protein MGRQQREVNILLVEDNPDHAELTLKALKDGNLLNEIFWVKDGEEALDFLYRRGRYADPTTAPRPELILLDIRLPKVDGHEVLRRIKTDEALRAIPVVMLTTSEREDEICQSYQAGANSFVSKPVRFADFVEKVRSLKLYWVLTNLLPAPES, encoded by the coding sequence ATGGGACGGCAGCAGAGGGAAGTGAATATCCTGCTGGTGGAGGATAACCCGGACCACGCCGAGCTCACGCTCAAGGCCCTGAAAGACGGGAACCTGCTCAACGAGATCTTCTGGGTGAAGGACGGGGAGGAAGCGTTGGACTTCCTCTACCGCCGGGGGCGCTATGCCGACCCGACGACGGCTCCCCGCCCCGAGCTCATCCTCCTCGATATCCGGCTCCCCAAGGTGGACGGACACGAGGTGCTGCGCCGGATCAAGACCGACGAGGCGCTCCGGGCGATCCCGGTGGTCATGCTGACGACCTCGGAGCGGGAGGACGAGATCTGCCAGAGCTATCAGGCGGGCGCCAACAGCTTCGTGTCCAAGCCAGTCCGGTTTGCCGACTTCGTGGAGAAGGTCAGGAGCCTGAAGCTCTACTGGGTCTTGACGAACCTCCTGCCCGCCCCTGAATCGTGA
- a CDS encoding response regulator → MLSAAVTPGERIAMLLVEDDADQAEVVARTLRRQDSSFEVTAVGDGLACLEALTRQSYALVLLDYSLPRLSGLEVLAEIRRRGESVPVVMVTGQGDERVAVEAMRAGASDYVIKSSGYLTTLPTVIRKVLKQHELVLENARLYAEAQRSLAELQAAQEKLVEGATLRALGEMASGAAHHLNNLLAVVLGRAQLLLQTADVGACRRPLEAIARAAGDAAEVVRRVQRFARMGASEERQELDLNALAREVLEMTQPRWQDQAQARGVPIEVVLRAGTVGPVSGNPPALREVVMNLVLNTVDALPAGGRIEIRTFLEGKRACLAVADSGMGMPDEVRGHALEPFFTTKGPKGTGLGLSVSYGIVKSHGGELDLQSAPGRGTVATVRLPVVAACLADEGVGPASGRERTPVTPQHILIVDDDEEVRSMLVDLVAGQGHDVLQAASGREALALLDGGTTIDLVLTDLGMPGMTGWELARTIRSRWPRLAVGLVTGWGNQVDVPPADSELIIGTVAKPVSPEALKALIVGARGRLEADDRNSGELAGAPATERLPVSSGRPR, encoded by the coding sequence ATGCTGAGCGCCGCTGTGACACCCGGCGAGCGGATCGCCATGCTCTTGGTCGAGGACGATGCCGATCAGGCCGAGGTGGTCGCCCGGACCCTGCGGCGCCAGGACTCGTCCTTCGAGGTCACCGCCGTGGGGGACGGGCTGGCGTGTCTCGAGGCCTTGACGCGGCAATCCTATGCCCTCGTCCTGCTGGACTACAGCCTGCCGCGCCTGAGCGGGTTGGAGGTGCTCGCGGAGATCCGGCGGCGGGGCGAATCGGTGCCGGTGGTGATGGTCACGGGGCAGGGGGACGAGCGGGTGGCCGTGGAGGCCATGCGAGCGGGCGCCTCGGACTATGTGATCAAGAGCAGCGGGTATCTGACGACGCTGCCGACGGTCATCCGGAAGGTCCTGAAGCAGCACGAGCTGGTGCTGGAGAACGCGCGGCTGTACGCCGAGGCGCAGCGCTCGCTGGCCGAGTTGCAGGCGGCGCAGGAGAAGCTGGTGGAGGGGGCCACGCTGCGAGCGCTGGGCGAGATGGCCTCGGGAGCGGCCCACCATCTCAACAACCTTCTGGCCGTGGTCCTCGGGCGGGCCCAGCTGCTCTTGCAGACGGCGGACGTGGGGGCGTGTCGGCGACCGCTTGAGGCGATTGCGCGGGCAGCGGGCGACGCGGCGGAGGTGGTGCGGCGGGTCCAGCGATTTGCGCGGATGGGCGCGTCCGAGGAACGCCAGGAACTGGACCTCAACGCGCTGGCCCGCGAAGTCCTCGAGATGACGCAACCGCGCTGGCAGGACCAAGCCCAGGCCCGGGGGGTCCCCATCGAGGTGGTCCTCCGGGCGGGTACTGTCGGGCCGGTTTCTGGCAACCCACCGGCGCTGAGGGAGGTGGTCATGAACCTCGTCCTCAATACCGTGGACGCGCTTCCCGCGGGAGGGCGGATCGAGATCCGGACCTTTCTGGAGGGGAAGCGGGCCTGCCTGGCGGTGGCCGACAGCGGGATGGGCATGCCGGACGAGGTCAGGGGCCACGCCCTGGAACCCTTCTTCACCACCAAGGGGCCCAAGGGCACCGGCCTCGGATTGAGCGTGAGCTACGGCATTGTCAAGAGCCACGGCGGCGAACTCGACCTGCAGTCGGCGCCGGGGCGAGGCACGGTGGCCACGGTCCGTCTCCCAGTTGTGGCGGCCTGCCTCGCGGACGAAGGAGTCGGTCCTGCGTCAGGCAGGGAGCGGACCCCGGTGACACCGCAGCACATTCTGATCGTCGACGACGACGAGGAGGTGCGCTCGATGCTGGTGGACCTGGTGGCCGGTCAGGGCCACGATGTCCTCCAGGCGGCGAGTGGCCGGGAGGCCCTCGCGCTGCTCGACGGAGGCACAACGATCGATCTTGTCCTCACCGATCTCGGGATGCCGGGCATGACCGGGTGGGAGCTGGCGCGCACCATCCGATCGCGCTGGCCCCGGCTGGCCGTGGGGCTGGTGACCGGTTGGGGCAACCAAGTGGATGTACCGCCGGCCGACTCCGAACTGATCATCGGGACGGTCGCGAAGCCGGTCAGCCCGGAGGCGCTGAAGGCGCTCATCGTAGGGGCGCGCGGGCGCCTGGAAGCCGACGATCGCAACTCCGGGGAACTGGCGGGCGCGCCGGCGACCGAAAGGCTGCCGGTCAGCTCCGGCAGGCCGCGGTGA
- a CDS encoding IS4 family transposase yields the protein MNQGKLVFAQLMQHLPLTTFRRCVVRYRGERKVQSFSCLDQFLSMAFAQLTVRESLRDIEACLRAQHSKLYHLGIRSTVARNTLANANAVRDWRIYADFAQSLIAIARPLYVGEPFGVDLQDTVYALDTTTIDLCLSVFPWAPFRSTKAAVKLHTLLDLRGNIPTFIHISDGKMHEVNILDQLVPEPGAFYIMDRGFLDFARLYRFHQAGSFFVTRAKSNTKAQRRYSHRIDRSTGLICDQTIFLTGVYSPQDYQAPLRRIRFKDPETAKTLIFLTNNFTLPAFTITELYRCRWQVELFFKWIKQHLRIKAFFGTSENAVKSQIWIAVSVYVLVAIVKKRLKLPASLYQILQILSLTMFERMPLDQLLAHTVTDDIDINLTYHLAGDTHAHSSAPFL from the coding sequence ATGAACCAAGGCAAGCTGGTGTTCGCGCAACTGATGCAGCACCTTCCGCTGACGACGTTTCGCCGATGCGTGGTCCGGTATCGGGGCGAACGCAAGGTTCAATCGTTCTCCTGCCTGGACCAGTTCCTGAGCATGGCGTTCGCGCAGCTGACCGTTCGCGAGAGCCTGCGCGACATCGAAGCGTGTTTGCGCGCCCAGCACTCCAAGCTTTATCACCTCGGGATTCGCTCGACGGTGGCGCGCAATACGCTGGCCAATGCCAACGCGGTGCGCGACTGGCGCATCTACGCCGACTTCGCCCAGAGCCTGATCGCCATCGCGCGACCGCTGTATGTCGGCGAGCCGTTCGGCGTCGATTTGCAGGACACCGTCTATGCGCTCGACACCACGACTATCGACTTGTGCCTGTCGGTGTTTCCGTGGGCGCCATTCCGCTCGACCAAGGCGGCGGTCAAGCTGCACACGCTGCTCGATCTGCGCGGCAACATCCCGACTTTTATCCATATCAGCGACGGCAAGATGCACGAGGTCAACATCCTCGATCAGTTGGTGCCCGAGCCCGGTGCGTTCTACATCATGGATCGGGGCTTCCTCGACTTTGCGCGGCTGTACCGCTTCCACCAGGCCGGCAGCTTCTTCGTCACCCGCGCCAAGTCCAATACCAAGGCCCAACGGCGATACTCGCATCGCATCGACCGCAGCACCGGGCTGATCTGCGATCAGACCATCTTCCTCACCGGGGTCTACTCGCCGCAGGACTATCAGGCCCCGCTGCGCCGCATTCGCTTCAAGGACCCGGAGACCGCCAAGACGCTGATCTTCCTGACCAACAACTTCACCTTGCCGGCCTTCACGATCACCGAGCTTTACCGCTGCCGCTGGCAGGTCGAACTCTTTTTCAAATGGATCAAGCAGCATCTTCGCATCAAAGCCTTCTTCGGCACGTCGGAGAACGCGGTCAAGTCGCAGATCTGGATCGCGGTGTCGGTTTACGTCCTGGTCGCCATCGTCAAAAAGCGTCTCAAACTTCCCGCCAGCCTCTATCAAATCCTACAAATCTTGAGCCTGACCATGTTCGAACGAATGCCTTTGGATCAACTACTTGCGCACACCGTGACCGACGACATCGATATAAACCTGACGTATCACCTGGCGGGCGACACCCACGCGCATAGTTCAGCGCCCTTTCTGTAA
- a CDS encoding PIG-L deacetylase family protein, protein MTTATGRVMVVTAHPDDPEFLAGGTVAKLVKDGREVTYVIVTNGNKGSGDRTITSQRLAPIREEEQRRAARVLGVEQVEFLGYEDGEVEDTRNLRRDVTRQIRRWRPDLIITQNPNRTYSNFPGWHRDHRITGGVVLDCVYPLARDHLSFPELLPEYEPHQVREVYLIQWEQPSLIVDITGTMDVKLKAISCHASQLGDFSVVEARMRAHAAALGKAKDYTYAEGFDHIVLPG, encoded by the coding sequence ATGACAACAGCGACTGGGCGCGTCATGGTGGTGACCGCGCACCCAGACGACCCAGAGTTCTTGGCGGGCGGGACCGTGGCCAAGCTGGTCAAGGACGGCCGCGAGGTCACGTACGTCATCGTGACGAACGGTAACAAGGGGTCGGGCGACCGCACCATCACCTCGCAGCGCCTGGCGCCGATTCGCGAGGAAGAGCAGCGGCGTGCCGCCCGGGTGCTCGGCGTCGAGCAGGTAGAGTTTCTCGGCTACGAAGACGGTGAGGTTGAGGACACGCGCAACCTGCGGCGTGACGTCACGAGGCAGATCCGCCGATGGCGGCCCGACCTGATCATCACGCAGAACCCGAACCGCACATACAGCAACTTCCCGGGCTGGCACCGGGACCACCGGATCACCGGAGGCGTGGTGCTCGACTGCGTCTACCCGCTTGCCAGAGACCACCTCTCGTTTCCCGAACTTCTCCCGGAGTACGAGCCTCACCAGGTACGGGAGGTGTATCTGATCCAGTGGGAGCAGCCCAGCCTGATCGTGGACATCACGGGCACCATGGACGTCAAGCTGAAGGCCATCAGTTGTCACGCGAGCCAGCTTGGCGATTTCAGCGTCGTAGAGGCTCGGATGCGAGCGCACGCGGCCGCCCTTGGCAAGGCGAAAGACTATACGTACGCGGAGGGCTTCGACCACATCGTGCTTCCGGGCTGA